tattataaactattcgggattttttcaattagaaaattttattattctaataaggatactgaataataaaattcccggatattaaaattcccaacagaaaattgccgaattataaaatatccgtacTGAACAATCACTGCATTtaggcaattaaatttttttgtaaatattgttattgattaaaaatacataattaaatatttttgtagaaaaatatattttttatgtttagactttctaaactttttgcttgaatttaaaataacaatgattgAAAACATAGTttcttccaaaataaattttattattttaattttattattcgagaatttaatttattttttattttttcgtcgccactgaaaataaattgtgcaatttctaaaatttttaaattaaaaattgtagttacaGCTTAATTTCCGGCATTAGTTTAAAAACCTCTTTTGTCGGCACATAGGGAGGATTGCTGACaataaaatcaaaagtttctttatttaaatcTGGAATTTTTTCATCTGCTGAAACTTTGATTGTCGCATCTTCTAGTAAAGTGCCATGTACAACAGTCAGTTGACTTTGAAGACCtaaatttttagcattttcgAGAGTCAGCTCACAAGCATGAATATTCGTGTCAATAGCCAAagcttttatctgaaaatgtatttaatttcatCGTATATTATATTTCCGTTGCCTGtaactttggaaaaataaatatgGGGAAAATTGTACCTTGTTACAGGCATGTAAAAGTGCTAAGGAAATGGCACCAGAACCACAACCAACTTCTAAAATTTTGCAAGAATCTAAATTTGCCGATGATATTCGTTTTAAAACGAAATCTACTAAAATTTCAGTCTCTGGTCGAGGAACGAAAACCGGCGGTACTAGTTTTAATGTGATATCTCGAAAATCCCATTCCTTAATAATGTACTGAACTGGCATTCTGGaaagtttaatcatttctttgtttgagataagaattttcattattaagAAGGAGTCAATGATCTTCAATATTATTCTTtaactaaagaattttcaatgttatttaactacgaaattcttggaaataaaaaaataatacaacgattaaatttggacaagactttcaagtttaaaaatacaaaataaaaagacaaaaaaggaAGAAGACAATCTTCAAGTTTTCTTCCTTTTCTTCGTTTTtctcgtattttaattttttatttgttttttttttaaatcagaaatcaaaaacatttctaaaaaatcaaaCACCTCTATGGTGTTGATTTAACACACTTTTtaggacaataaaaaaattcaacgtttcttaggtttttttaaaaatgattttttattgtaatttaactttaaaaaaactaattgaaaaatctttttctttcctctttttttaattatttttttttaaatgtgaattttgtccaaatttgaacgttatatttttggttttttatttcccagaatttcttagttaaatttgaattttggacatTAGACTTATTATTTATAGACAGAAGAGAATGGAAAacttacaatttataaataattttattttaccttgACAATCTACATTCGCAAAGCATATCCAGTTTTTCTAACTCGTTAGGTGTGAGTTCTTTTTCTTTCAGACTAGCAAGGTCCATTATCTATGGAATATAAAATACatattctattaattcaattatttaaataaaatgagattgcttaataaaaaaaaaacggtaaatGTGACACTTTTTGACACTTTTTCTTAACGATGCAACTATTTtgctcctattaaaaaaaatacactaatcctactatttttttaaattattcggtgatgcaactattttttaaattttaatttaaaaagattaaaataaatttttacaatatttaccaaatttccaaagatttaaagaaatttaaatattttttagggatTTATATGATTTCCAGGGATTTTCAAGAGGATTTATCAGATTTTATAGCGTTTTAcggaattttagaagattttatcacattgaaaggaattttaaaaacgaaTACAGATTTCCTGATTTTGTACACAGGGTGGCcgctttaatcgaaaaaaaattcccggtcatttcccggttcgcaaacatttttttgcggccaatgaaacttaaaaaatcaaactatattctaaacatttttccatataaaataataaacaacaaacaaccaattaaagcattcaaagtggaacacttTAAttccaaacttttgaaattgaagttcaaaagttaaaaaaatataaatccacgttaacattttcaatagtctaaattaaaaaatcaatcaatgaaattaaaaaagttttttaaattgtattattttaagtaattttaaactagacacattaaaaatggaaaaataatttttttaacttaacagttcttaaattagaagttgaattatttttaattttaaatagtataggcatccttttaaagctttaaaattttatttcaaaatcttgagaaatctagaagttgttttaaatttgtacaaattcaaaacaattttctaatttataaataataatacaacacttattatttgtaaaagtattagagtaattttaagagacatttagaagtttttaaaagattcaaattacatttagaacttgaaataatttgaaatacttacagccgaattaaaaataaaatgtctatttttgcagatttcaaacaaaaaatttataatttttttaataattttgaaaaaattcaaaagaataaaaaatgttcttaagattcttaggcaaattgaaaaattattgtaacagaaagtttaagcaaattttaagagattaaaaaaatgatcacataagaacatggaagattttaagttttttttttaatttgcaggattttcaaaaattgtaggaaaatttcgattaattttaaaatatatttagaagttctgaaaaaaatgtgaccacacttcgtttaaattacttgtaatagtttcaagtttttaattaattttgaatcttttcaaaacttctatgtatctcttaaaattactcaaattttttctacacataataagtattcaattcttacttatgcgtcaaaatttaacaatttcacttataaattaaacacattttaaatagaataattaaaattgtatcgcacaaaatttaaaagttcttcgaaaatctaaagattcaaagctttctatgtaaagcAATTCAggttcaaattgttttcttttaaatatttggtttcaatttactcgtcttgaatgaacagtgaaatattgctaaatattagaTACATGTTCTTATTCCAcattaaaaaacttcaaactaaatgggataaaaattaaataatttagactcacaatattttaaatttaataaaaacctttaattatgactatattatcatggatatatttttaagttgaaaatagtaaaacgcacgtttatattttttaatagctgaaaaaattaatagaaataatatattaataaatttatttgttaaatttaatgtacaaaataatataaaggaagaccgggaactctgaaataaaaatatattattgataaatcatgaaaattattatttcaaaataaaattatcagaataaatgatgtattaatttcaatcattatccagactttcggattgaaacagttacaaacTGGAAATCCTCCAATTTTGAACGCATCTAAAATTGTTTGGtccaatcaattattgttcagatttctttACTTGGAGTACagatcctttttaaaaataatttatttatttatatttacagctgataaaataaaactgtttttNNNNNNNNNNNNNNNNNNNNNNNNNNNNNNNNNNNNNNNNNNNNNNNNNNNNNNNNNNNNNNNNNNNNNNNNNNNNNNNNNNNNNNNNNNNNNNNNNNNNtccaatcaattattgttcagatttctttACTTGGAGTACagatcctttttaaaaataatttatttatttatatttacagctgataaaataaaactgtttttttatcaaaaaatttcaacctcaaatgcttttaatttttaattgtttaaatcttaaaaactgctttctaatatttaaagaactgttaaaatcgaacttgggcagattttccttctgaaaattcgtaaaattcccggtttccctgtCCGGCGGCCACCCTCTGTAAGGAATCTCAAAagatttagagatttaaaaaattttaacaatttaactgttctttagaaaaaaaacacgTCAGTCCATATGGGGTTTGGCACAAAATTGCagaagaaacttttcaaaatgtctttttacaaaccaaaaaagatattctatggtttttaaaacttcaaaatctaaaacatgtattttttgtttgtaaaaacacATTTCGAGAAGGTTTTCgtcagatttcacaaaatttaaatgttttaaaggaatttttgggactgaaaaattccgaaaaataaaattcctgacactgaaaattttaataataagattTCCGAAATTGCAAAATTTGCCGAAACATAAAAAACCTAATtggtaaaattcctgaataattttaattttaccatttagagaatttttaaaataaatgttatttctttattgaaca
This Belonocnema kinseyi isolate 2016_QV_RU_SX_M_011 chromosome 3, B_treatae_v1, whole genome shotgun sequence DNA region includes the following protein-coding sequences:
- the LOC117170263 gene encoding MTRF1L release factor glutamine methyltransferase; protein product: MDLASLKEKELTPNELEKLDMLCECRLSRMPVQYIIKEWDFRDITLKLVPPVFVPRPETEILVDFVLKRISSANLDSCKILEVGCGSGAISLALLHACNKIKALAIDTNIHACELTLENAKNLGLQSQLTVVHGTLLEDATIKVSADEKIPDLNKETFDFIVSNPPYVPTKEVFKLMPEIKLYEDVRALDGGNDGLKVIKPLLNYAANALKPGGRLFMEIDPAHSEYIQFFTAKYTNLNLKYEHTYKDFCNKDRFVEVLKLG